The Paenibacillus sp. YPG26 genome includes a window with the following:
- the fabF gene encoding beta-ketoacyl-ACP synthase II translates to MERVVITGMGILSPLGNELDTFWNGLKEGRSGISTIDTFDVSGYKTRIAGLVRGLDPEGRWGRKEARKMDRFSQLGLAAAEQALEHSGLKLDQLDRERLGVYVGSGIGGIETLVNNVDLLRDRGPGRVSPSLVPMMISNMAAALISIHFGAMGPTLSPVTACSIGNTAIGEAWRVIRSGDADVIFAGGTEAAAHPIALAGFGNATALSVRNDEPAKASRPFDADRDGFVMGEGAGILVLESLTHAQKRGAQIYGEVIGYGASSDAYHMVASHPEGIGGYLAMKSAVKSAGLTPQDIDVISAHATSTEVGDLAETMAIKKLLGEAAHRVPVTANKSMLGHMFGAAGGAEAIALVQSLREGIIPPTINLDQPGEGCDLDYVPNTARTGTFEVGLSNSFGFGGHNAVIVLRKYAG, encoded by the coding sequence ATGGAAAGAGTAGTGATTACAGGAATGGGGATTCTATCGCCCCTTGGAAATGAACTGGATACGTTCTGGAATGGACTCAAGGAGGGAAGGTCGGGCATAAGCACGATTGATACTTTTGATGTGTCGGGTTACAAGACCCGGATTGCGGGCCTGGTCCGGGGACTTGATCCCGAAGGCAGATGGGGACGCAAGGAAGCCCGGAAGATGGACAGGTTCAGCCAGCTCGGGCTTGCGGCAGCGGAGCAGGCGCTTGAGCATTCGGGACTGAAGCTGGATCAGCTCGATCGTGAGCGTCTCGGGGTGTATGTAGGCTCCGGTATCGGCGGGATTGAGACCCTCGTGAACAATGTGGATCTGCTGCGGGACCGCGGTCCGGGCAGAGTCAGCCCCAGCCTTGTTCCGATGATGATCTCCAATATGGCTGCGGCGCTTATCAGCATCCACTTTGGCGCGATGGGTCCAACACTATCGCCGGTTACCGCCTGTTCGATCGGGAACACGGCGATCGGTGAGGCTTGGCGCGTGATCCGAAGCGGTGACGCGGATGTGATTTTTGCCGGGGGAACCGAGGCTGCCGCTCATCCCATTGCCCTGGCCGGATTCGGAAATGCTACGGCGCTTTCAGTCCGAAATGATGAGCCTGCGAAGGCCAGCCGGCCGTTCGATGCGGACCGGGACGGGTTCGTGATGGGAGAGGGTGCGGGTATCCTTGTGCTGGAATCCCTGACTCATGCCCAGAAGCGCGGCGCGCAAATCTATGGGGAAGTGATCGGCTACGGGGCTAGCTCGGATGCCTACCACATGGTGGCTTCTCATCCAGAGGGGATCGGAGGTTACCTGGCGATGAAGAGTGCTGTCAAATCGGCGGGTCTCACCCCGCAGGACATTGATGTAATCAGCGCCCATGCGACCAGCACGGAGGTAGGCGACCTGGCGGAGACGATGGCGATCAAGAAGCTGCTGGGCGAGGCGGCGCACCGCGTTCCGGTTACGGCTAACAAATCCATGCTGGGACACATGTTCGGAGCCGCCGGCGGGGCCGAAGCCATTGCTCTCGTGCAAAGTCTGCGGGAAGGTATCATCCCCCCGACAATCAATCTGGATCAGCCGGGTGAGGGCTGTGACCTTGACTATGTGCCGAATACCGCCCGGACGGGCACGTTCGAGGTGGGATTGTCCAATTCCTTTGGTTTCGGTGGACACAATGCCGTAATTGTGCTGAGGAAGTATGCGGGCTGA
- a CDS encoding serine hydrolase, giving the protein MTTYKRNKTRTAQVLLCAALVVSLVGVPVAAHAETAGPVPVAQAVSAKGPVDPAEVAAFADRFFARPEIAEQLTGAIAVIVKGDQIMLNKGYGYANIEMKKPIDTKTTLFRMASITKSITSTAVMQLAEKGKLDIHKDISAYMPDIPLKNETGTPVTAAHLMSHTTGFDFTDSVARVNPQKDGTIQLGDFIRGNAPSVIRKPGEAYRYDNIAFTMQGYIVQNITGEPFEEYLDKHIFKPLNMTHTSMKMTPEVTSNLATGYDQKRKPHPVYPNVPTIAPEGGMFSNGSDMANYIIAMLNGGKLGETRILEEKTVKEMQAVHYSAATDVPIASYGFESFMHAKHNGQLVIGKGGDLDGYHSWMWLLPDQKVGGLILTTSDATASVRDRFFAAFMDHYYPKQEAPKTYQNAAKAELARFEGIYRGLRTPLLFSKVTAEEGHLTVQDGTGTHTLRQISPLRFEDEKGVPAAFKEAADGGIAYLYYTSPDSMSEKLPAPDKYGDVPDSHTYADYIYQLRALGAFNDKGQTSFGPKQTISRGEFVSALARLAGLQASQTASAFADMKGRPDAAAVQAIAELGGITGTPEQRFEPDRAITRQEAAAIIARVARAALFFPQMSVNLKVKPAAWAQQDVELVVGMGLYGPETRPDAQGAVDYEPARPMLKQEAAAMLAQLLLKALSGVQN; this is encoded by the coding sequence ATGACTACTTACAAACGAAATAAAACGAGGACCGCCCAGGTGCTCCTGTGTGCGGCGCTCGTAGTGTCCCTGGTTGGCGTACCGGTTGCTGCCCATGCCGAGACGGCTGGGCCTGTACCAGTGGCACAAGCTGTATCAGCGAAGGGACCGGTCGATCCTGCGGAAGTCGCCGCATTCGCCGACCGTTTCTTTGCCCGGCCGGAGATTGCCGAACAGTTGACTGGCGCAATCGCCGTTATTGTCAAAGGTGATCAAATTATGCTGAATAAAGGGTACGGCTACGCCAACATTGAAATGAAGAAACCGATCGATACGAAGACTACGCTGTTCCGGATGGCCTCGATTACAAAGTCGATTACCTCGACCGCTGTCATGCAGCTGGCGGAAAAAGGCAAGCTCGACATTCACAAGGATATTTCCGCTTATATGCCGGATATTCCGCTTAAGAACGAAACCGGCACGCCAGTCACGGCCGCGCACCTTATGAGCCATACGACGGGTTTTGATTTTACCGATTCAGTGGCACGCGTCAATCCTCAGAAGGATGGAACGATTCAGCTGGGGGACTTCATTCGCGGGAATGCTCCAAGCGTCATCCGCAAGCCGGGCGAAGCATATCGCTACGATAATATCGCCTTCACAATGCAGGGCTACATCGTGCAGAACATTACCGGAGAGCCGTTTGAGGAATATTTGGACAAGCATATTTTCAAGCCGCTTAACATGACGCATACAAGCATGAAGATGACACCGGAAGTCACCTCGAACCTGGCAACCGGGTATGATCAGAAGCGGAAGCCGCACCCGGTCTACCCCAACGTGCCAACCATCGCTCCGGAGGGGGGCATGTTCTCGAACGGCAGCGACATGGCGAACTACATAATCGCGATGTTAAATGGAGGGAAGCTCGGGGAGACACGTATTCTGGAGGAGAAAACAGTCAAGGAGATGCAGGCTGTTCACTATTCTGCCGCGACGGATGTACCGATCGCCTCATATGGCTTCGAATCATTCATGCATGCGAAGCATAACGGGCAGTTAGTGATCGGCAAAGGCGGAGATCTGGACGGCTATCACTCCTGGATGTGGTTGCTGCCGGATCAAAAGGTCGGCGGCCTGATCTTGACGACGAGTGATGCAACCGCCAGTGTGAGAGACCGCTTTTTTGCTGCATTTATGGATCATTATTATCCGAAGCAGGAAGCACCGAAGACATACCAGAATGCTGCCAAGGCCGAACTGGCACGGTTCGAAGGTATCTACCGCGGTCTTCGAACGCCGCTGCTGTTCTCGAAAGTGACTGCGGAAGAGGGCCATCTAACAGTTCAGGATGGGACAGGAACCCATACGTTGAGACAGATCAGCCCTCTCCGGTTCGAGGATGAGAAGGGTGTGCCCGCCGCCTTCAAGGAAGCTGCGGACGGCGGTATCGCCTACCTGTACTACACCTCTCCGGACAGCATGTCCGAGAAGCTTCCGGCTCCTGACAAGTACGGCGATGTCCCAGACAGCCACACTTATGCGGATTATATATATCAGCTGCGCGCCCTTGGCGCGTTCAACGACAAAGGGCAGACATCCTTTGGACCGAAGCAGACGATCAGCCGCGGGGAGTTCGTGAGTGCTCTCGCCCGCTTGGCCGGTCTGCAGGCCTCCCAGACGGCGAGCGCCTTCGCCGATATGAAGGGCCGCCCGGATGCGGCCGCTGTACAAGCCATTGCTGAGCTTGGCGGTATTACCGGTACGCCGGAGCAGCGATTTGAACCGGACCGGGCTATTACCCGGCAGGAAGCCGCAGCGATTATCGCACGAGTGGCACGCGCTGCTCTGTTCTTCCCGCAGATGTCCGTGAACCTCAAAGTCAAACCCGCGGCCTGGGCGCAGCAAGACGTTGAGCTTGTCGTCGGCATGGGCTTATATGGTCCGGAGACCAGACCGGATGCCCAGGGTGCCGTCGATTACGAGCCTGCTCGCCCGATGCTGAAGCAGGAAGCGGCAGCGATGCTCGCCCAGCTGCTGCTCAAGGCATTGTCCGGCGTACAGAACTAA
- a CDS encoding transposase, with protein MAIKGQKLKQYSEELKLEAIRLHVEEKWTYREINEHLGIQDKDRMKRWMRKYRELGEYGLLDQRGRRKEYIDQDRYVQKLKRENDMLKKCLEIWMQEARKNALSSSRKRQL; from the coding sequence ATGGCGATTAAAGGACAGAAACTCAAACAGTATTCGGAAGAATTAAAGTTAGAGGCGATTCGGCTTCACGTTGAGGAGAAATGGACATATCGGGAAATCAACGAACATCTGGGCATTCAGGACAAAGATCGAATGAAGCGGTGGATGCGAAAATACCGGGAACTAGGTGAGTATGGCCTGTTAGATCAGCGGGGAAGGCGGAAAGAATATATCGATCAAGACCGGTATGTCCAAAAGCTCAAGCGGGAGAATGACATGTTAAAAAAGTGCTTGGAAATCTGGATGCAGGAGGCAAGGAAGAACGCTTTAAGCTCATCGAGAAAGCGGCAACTCTAG
- the thiC gene encoding phosphomethylpyrimidine synthase ThiC: protein MTKETIQLQTSALPGSRKVYVEGSRPDIRVPMREIALSPTSDSYGSQENAPVRVYDTSGLYSDAAAQTDITKGLPENRRAWIMERGDVEEYEGREIKPEDNGYLTDDPRANTQQFPHSGRRPLRAKPGHNVTQMHYARKGIITPEMEFIAIRENVPAEFVRDEVARGRAIIPSNINHPESEPMIIGRNFLVKINANIGNSAVGSSIEEEVEKMTWATRWGADTIMDLSTGKNIHTTREWIVRNSPVPIGTVPIYQALEKVNGKAEDLSWEVYRDTLIEQAEQGVDYFTIHAGVLLRYVPLTAKRLTGIVSRGGSIMAAWCLAHHQENFLYTHFEEICEIMKAYDIAFSLGDGLRPGSIADANDEAQFAELETLGELTKIAWKHDVQVMIEGPGHVPMHLIKENMDKQLDICDEAPFYTLGPLTTDIAPGYDHITSAIGAAMIGWFGTAMLCYVTPKEHLGLPNKEDVREGVVTYKIAAHAADLAKGHPGAQDRDNALSKARFEFRWRDQFHLSLDPERAMEYHDETLPAEGAKTAHFCSMCGPKFCSMRITQDIRQYAKEKGLDSEEAIQEGLEAKSREFKETGSVIYK, encoded by the coding sequence ATGACCAAAGAGACGATTCAGCTTCAGACTTCCGCCCTGCCGGGCAGCCGCAAGGTATATGTGGAAGGCTCACGGCCGGATATTCGTGTGCCGATGCGCGAGATTGCGCTCAGCCCCACTTCCGACAGCTATGGCAGTCAAGAGAATGCGCCGGTCCGTGTGTACGATACGAGCGGCCTGTATTCCGATGCCGCGGCGCAGACCGATATTACGAAGGGGCTCCCTGAGAACCGCCGCGCCTGGATTATGGAGCGTGGGGACGTGGAGGAGTATGAAGGAAGAGAGATCAAGCCGGAGGATAACGGCTATCTGACCGATGATCCAAGGGCCAATACGCAGCAGTTCCCGCATTCAGGCAGACGTCCGCTGCGGGCGAAGCCGGGTCATAATGTGACCCAGATGCATTACGCACGGAAGGGGATCATCACCCCGGAGATGGAATTCATTGCGATTCGCGAGAATGTGCCAGCCGAGTTCGTGCGTGATGAAGTGGCGCGCGGCAGAGCTATTATTCCCAGCAATATCAATCACCCGGAGAGCGAGCCGATGATTATCGGCCGGAATTTCCTGGTCAAGATTAATGCCAATATTGGCAACTCGGCCGTAGGCTCTTCCATTGAAGAGGAAGTGGAGAAGATGACCTGGGCCACCCGCTGGGGCGCGGATACGATTATGGACCTGTCCACAGGCAAGAACATTCACACCACCCGGGAGTGGATTGTCCGCAACTCTCCTGTTCCGATTGGAACGGTTCCGATCTACCAGGCCTTGGAGAAGGTGAATGGCAAAGCCGAGGACCTGAGCTGGGAAGTCTACCGCGATACGCTCATTGAGCAGGCCGAGCAGGGAGTGGATTACTTCACCATTCATGCCGGAGTGCTGCTGCGTTATGTTCCGCTTACGGCGAAGCGTCTGACGGGCATCGTCTCCCGGGGCGGCTCGATTATGGCGGCCTGGTGCCTGGCTCATCATCAGGAGAACTTCCTGTATACGCATTTTGAGGAAATCTGCGAGATTATGAAGGCGTATGATATCGCCTTCTCGCTTGGCGATGGTCTCCGCCCGGGCAGCATTGCGGATGCGAACGATGAAGCCCAGTTCGCGGAGCTGGAGACGCTCGGGGAACTCACTAAGATTGCCTGGAAGCATGATGTGCAGGTGATGATCGAAGGACCGGGCCATGTGCCGATGCACCTGATCAAGGAGAATATGGATAAACAGCTGGATATCTGCGATGAGGCGCCGTTCTACACGCTCGGACCGCTGACGACCGATATTGCGCCGGGTTATGATCATATTACTTCAGCCATAGGCGCCGCTATGATCGGTTGGTTCGGTACGGCGATGCTCTGTTATGTGACCCCGAAGGAGCACCTCGGTCTGCCGAATAAAGAAGATGTAAGAGAGGGAGTCGTCACTTACAAAATAGCTGCCCACGCCGCTGACCTGGCCAAAGGCCATCCCGGTGCGCAGGATCGTGACAATGCGCTCTCCAAGGCGAGGTTCGAGTTCCGCTGGAGAGATCAGTTCCACCTCTCGCTCGATCCGGAGCGGGCCATGGAGTACCATGATGAGACTCTTCCCGCGGAGGGAGCCAAGACGGCCCATTTCTGCTCCATGTGCGGCCCGAAATTCTGCAGCATGCGGATTACGCAGGATATCCGCCAATACGCCAAGGAGAAGGGCCTGGATAGCGAAGAAGCAATCCAGGAGGGGCTCGAAGCCAAGTCGAGGGAGTTCAAGGAGACGGGCAGCGTAATCTATAAATAG
- a CDS encoding IS3 family transposase, with protein sequence MLGNLDAGGKEERFKLIEKAATLGKIADLCQLFGVSKSGYYAYLKRKGNDRDAEAKQQIRKVYKRYEGKYGYRQLQLFLWKDDGIWMNHKKVLRLMQKLGIQASIRRKRRVSPAYQTGERVAENLLKRDFTAEKPNQKWVTDVTQYRVGERWLYLSAIKDLFNNEIVAYQLSERNDNELVLQTFAKAFAKQKDVTGLVVHSDQGFQYTSHAYHDMLPKVGAQISMSRRGNCLDNASMESFFSHLKTEGLYPYDIRKMAEAQRRIEKYIRFYNRRRPQRKLDKLTPVDYRRQFAA encoded by the coding sequence GTGCTTGGAAATCTGGATGCAGGAGGCAAGGAAGAACGCTTTAAGCTCATCGAGAAAGCGGCAACTCTAGGGAAAATTGCAGACTTATGCCAACTCTTTGGCGTCTCCAAAAGCGGTTACTATGCCTATTTGAAGCGAAAGGGAAACGACCGCGACGCCGAAGCCAAACAACAAATCCGTAAAGTCTACAAGCGTTACGAAGGAAAATACGGGTACCGCCAGCTCCAATTGTTCTTGTGGAAGGATGACGGCATTTGGATGAACCACAAGAAGGTATTGCGTCTTATGCAAAAACTCGGCATTCAGGCCAGTATTCGCCGTAAACGCCGGGTAAGCCCTGCGTACCAAACTGGGGAACGAGTAGCAGAGAACTTACTGAAGCGAGACTTTACAGCGGAAAAACCAAACCAGAAATGGGTGACGGATGTGACCCAATACCGTGTAGGTGAACGCTGGCTGTATCTTTCAGCAATAAAAGATCTGTTCAACAACGAAATTGTTGCCTACCAGCTGAGCGAACGTAACGACAATGAGTTGGTTCTACAGACGTTTGCCAAAGCATTTGCCAAGCAAAAAGACGTGACCGGATTGGTCGTTCACAGCGACCAGGGATTCCAGTACACGTCTCATGCTTACCACGACATGCTGCCAAAGGTTGGCGCCCAAATCAGCATGTCACGCCGGGGCAATTGTCTAGACAACGCCTCTATGGAGAGCTTCTTCTCGCATCTCAAAACGGAAGGACTCTATCCTTATGATATCCGAAAAATGGCTGAGGCACAAAGAAGAATCGAGAAATACATACGATTTTACAACCGAAGACGACCACAGCGTAAATTAGATAAACTGACGCCGGTAGACTACCGACGCCAGTTTGCAGCCTAG
- a CDS encoding UvrD-helicase domain-containing protein, whose protein sequence is MGESIFNKIPAGAARQHVPEARVAAARTSREIVGGGDPDAGYFRTLEASGILLNASQIAAVRHFKGPLLTLAGAGSGKTSVLICRTGYLLSVRRVDPREILLLTFSSKAAQEMRDRIAVLPGIHPHDVRLLQARTFHSFFLQLIRRQGNELEIWSETRRQHILLKQIMREMGLQDAYQPETLLSMLSSYKTNLVDLPDMPEDSVTERETKRILLQYEQWKLDHEKMDFDDVLILAYRLLKGSPSLLRTIQDRFRYIMVDEFQDTNHLQYELVKLIAAPQDHLMVVGDDDQTIYSFNGARSEYILEFEKTYPKAKVITLTINYRSGTRIVGLGNEVIRHNKHRRSKTLEAVRSGASGPMYTRPLSSDEEARLALDRIEHEVRAGRRNYGDYAVLYRATSNNRAILEQLMIREIPYIEYGDGQLLYENALVLPLVDHLRLGLNRRDFTAMESVLPTLYINRERGMSHIVQQESIRAKKGPLVHLLTLSGLKDFQLAKIQDRLELIRTLSGMRPAAAIARMREKFYNAYVEADERKLLTQHKEMIKEMLDELEASADRFDTVVGFLGFISDVIQKSREQSSDKSREQGNRVALMTIHRSKGLEFPVVMLIGAIEGSLPHSSAIEADRMKDTAYSEVGGASKGTAALEEERRLAYVAITRAKEELIISSPARYRGKKAAVSRFLLSAFGGDAAEGAATPSSASRARREVAAGVAYARSGSRAADGRSARSGGAAAATRTESVAAWLCQGPGCIAWTRVTARDHGLAAKVCPLCGKPMHRGRKDVPV, encoded by the coding sequence ATGGGAGAATCCATTTTCAATAAAATACCCGCGGGCGCGGCCCGGCAGCACGTTCCCGAAGCCAGGGTGGCCGCTGCCAGGACCAGCCGCGAGATTGTCGGCGGAGGCGATCCGGATGCCGGTTATTTCCGTACGCTGGAAGCCAGCGGTATTCTGCTGAATGCGTCGCAGATTGCAGCGGTGCGCCATTTCAAGGGACCGCTGCTGACCCTGGCCGGGGCCGGTTCCGGCAAAACCTCCGTCCTGATCTGCCGCACCGGTTATCTGCTGTCGGTAAGACGTGTCGATCCGCGGGAAATTCTGCTGCTGACTTTCTCCAGCAAGGCCGCCCAGGAGATGCGCGACCGGATTGCCGTTCTGCCGGGCATTCATCCGCACGATGTCCGTCTCCTGCAGGCGCGGACATTCCACTCCTTCTTCCTGCAGCTGATTCGCAGGCAGGGCAATGAGCTGGAGATCTGGAGCGAGACCCGCAGACAGCACATTCTGCTCAAGCAGATTATGCGGGAAATGGGTCTTCAGGATGCTTATCAGCCGGAGACACTGCTGTCCATGCTTTCCTCCTACAAGACCAATCTGGTAGATCTCCCCGATATGCCTGAAGACAGTGTGACCGAGCGGGAGACCAAACGCATTCTACTGCAGTATGAGCAGTGGAAGCTCGATCACGAGAAGATGGACTTCGATGATGTCCTGATCCTGGCCTACCGGCTGCTGAAGGGGAGTCCCTCCCTGCTGCGCACCATTCAGGACCGCTTCCGTTATATTATGGTGGATGAGTTCCAGGACACGAACCATCTGCAGTATGAGCTGGTCAAGTTGATCGCCGCCCCGCAGGATCATCTCATGGTGGTTGGCGATGATGATCAGACCATCTATTCATTTAACGGGGCGCGCAGCGAGTATATTTTGGAATTCGAGAAGACTTACCCGAAGGCCAAAGTCATTACGCTTACTATTAACTACCGCTCCGGGACACGGATTGTCGGTCTTGGCAATGAAGTAATCCGGCACAACAAGCACCGCAGAAGCAAGACACTGGAGGCGGTTAGATCAGGAGCTTCGGGGCCGATGTACACGCGCCCGCTCTCCAGTGACGAAGAAGCGCGGCTGGCTCTCGACCGCATTGAGCATGAGGTTCGGGCCGGCAGACGGAATTATGGGGACTACGCCGTGCTCTACCGGGCAACCAGCAACAACCGGGCCATTCTGGAGCAGCTCATGATCCGGGAGATTCCATATATTGAATATGGAGATGGTCAGCTCCTCTATGAGAATGCCCTAGTACTCCCGCTTGTGGACCACCTAAGACTGGGCCTCAACCGGCGGGATTTCACCGCGATGGAGAGCGTGCTCCCAACGCTCTATATCAACCGGGAACGGGGCATGTCCCATATTGTCCAGCAGGAATCGATTCGGGCCAAGAAAGGCCCGCTGGTTCATCTGCTGACCTTGTCCGGGCTTAAGGACTTCCAGCTGGCCAAGATCCAGGACCGGCTTGAGCTGATCCGCACGCTCTCCGGGATGAGACCAGCGGCGGCCATCGCCCGGATGAGAGAGAAATTCTACAATGCTTATGTCGAGGCGGATGAACGGAAGCTGCTGACCCAGCACAAGGAAATGATTAAGGAGATGCTGGATGAACTGGAAGCTTCTGCAGATCGCTTCGATACAGTAGTAGGCTTCCTTGGATTCATCAGCGATGTGATCCAGAAGAGCCGGGAGCAGAGCAGCGACAAATCCCGGGAACAGGGGAACCGTGTAGCCCTGATGACCATCCACCGGTCCAAAGGGCTTGAGTTCCCGGTTGTGATGCTGATCGGCGCCATCGAAGGCAGCCTGCCGCACAGCTCGGCGATCGAAGCCGACCGCATGAAGGACACCGCCTATTCCGAAGTGGGCGGTGCCTCCAAGGGGACAGCCGCCCTGGAAGAAGAGCGGCGGCTTGCCTACGTCGCGATCACCCGCGCCAAGGAGGAGCTGATCATCAGCTCCCCCGCAAGGTACCGCGGCAAGAAAGCGGCCGTCTCGCGCTTTCTGCTCTCGGCCTTCGGCGGCGATGCAGCCGAAGGCGCGGCCACCCCTTCGAGCGCTTCGCGCGCTCGAAGGGAAGTGGCTGCGGGCGTGGCTTACGCCCGCAGCGGGAGCCGCGCTGCGGACGGGCGAAGCGCCCGCAGCGGCGGTGCAGCGGCGGCGACGCGCACGGAGAGCGTCGCCGCCTGGCTGTGCCAAGGTCCAGGCTGTATCGCCTGGACCCGGGTTACGGCGAGGGACCATGGCCTCGCCGCGAAGGTCTGCCCCCTGTGCGGGAAGCCCATGCACAGGGGCCGCAAGGACGTGCCGGTCTAA